Proteins encoded together in one Perognathus longimembris pacificus isolate PPM17 chromosome 8, ASM2315922v1, whole genome shotgun sequence window:
- the Rev1 gene encoding DNA repair protein REV1 isoform X4, which translates to MWENQDSAQTNGIDSVLSKAEIASCSYEARQVGIKNGMFFGHAKQLCPNLQAVPYDFHAYKEVAQTMYETLASYTHNIEAVSCDEALVDITEILAETRLSPDEFANAVRMEIKDKTKCAASVGIGSNILLARMATRKAKPDGQYHLQPDEVDDFIRGQLVTNLPGVGRSMESKLTSLGIRTCGDLQYMTMAKLQKEFGPKTGQMLYRFCRGLDDRPVRTEKERKSISAEINYGIRFTQPKEAEAFLLSLSEEIQRRLEAAGMKGKRLTLKIMVRKPGAPVETAKFGGHGICDNIARTVTLDQATDSAKIIGKATLNMFHTMKLNISDMRGVGIQVNQLTPVNSNTSTSSSRPSVQSSHFSGGSHTVRDLFQAQKAKKPTEEQHKEVFTAAVDLEIPPASRNCADNNKVESSRKCNGLHSPVSVQSRLNLSIEVPSPSQLDESVLEALPPDLREQIKQVCAIQGESQGDKKKEPVNGCNTGILPQPIGTVLLQMPQESISDAGINVIALPAFSQVDPEVFAALPDELQKELKAAYDQRQRQGEAASHPQPASAAVPKNPLFQLKPVAVKDKKKKKRKPISSPQKIQSPLKAKLLISPAKILPGAYGSPQKLIDGFLKHEGPSAEKPMEELSASTSGVPGLYNLQPDQSSCVKHTAPNLAGAVEFNDVKTLLKEWITTISDPMEEDILQVVKYCTDLIEEKDLEKLDLVIKYMKRLMQQSVESVWNMAFDFILDNVQVVLQQTYGSTLKVT; encoded by the exons acAAGTTGGCATCAAGAATGGAATGTTTTTTGGACATGCTAAACAGCTCTGTCCTAATCTTCAAGCTGTCCCATATGATTTTCATGCATATAAAGAAGTTGCACAAACAATGTATGAAACATTGGCAAG CTATACTCATAATATTGAAGCTGTCAGTTGTGACGAAGCACTGGTGGACATCACTGAAATTCTTGCAGAGACCAGACTTTCTCCTGACGAATTTGCAAATGCTGTGCGAATGGAAATCAAAGACAAGACTAAATGTGCTGCTTCTGTTGGGATTG GTTCTAACATTCTCCTGGCTAGAATGGCAACCAGAAAAGCAAAACCAGATGGGCAGTACCACCTACAACCAGATGAAGTGGATGACTTTATCCGAGGCCAGCTAGTTACTAACCTACCAG GAGTTGGACGTTCAATGGAATCTAAGTTAACATCTTTGGGAATTAGAACTTGTGGAGACTTGCAGTACATGACCATGGCAAAACTCCAAAAAGAATTTGGTCCCAAAACTGGTCAGATGCTTTACAGGTTCTGCCGTGGTTTGGATGATAGACCAGTTCGaactgagaaggaaagaaaatccatTTCAGCTGAAATCAACTACGGAATAAGGTTTACTCAG CCAAAAGAGGCAGAAGCTTTCCTTTTGAGTCTTTCAGAAGAAATCCAAAGACGACTTGAAGCTGCTGGCATGAAGGGTAAACGTCTGACTCTCAAAATCATGGTACGAAAACCAGGGGCCCCTGTAGAAACTGCAAAATTTGGAGGACATGGAATTTGTGATAACATTGCCAG GACTGTAACTCTTGACCAGGCAACTGATAGTGCAAAAATCATTGGGAAAGCTACATTAAACATGTTCCATACAATGAAACTAAACATATCAGATATGAGAGGG GTTGGGATTCAAGTCAATCAGTTGACTCCAGTTAATTCAAACACCTCCACGTCTTCCAGTCGCCCGTCAGTTCAGTCAAGTCACTTCTCTGGTGGGTCACACACTGTCCGCGATCTTTTCCAAGCTCAGAAAGCGAAGAAGCCCACAGAAGAGCAGCACAAGGAAG TGTTTACGGCTGCAGTGGATCTGGAAATACCACCTGCCTCTAGAAATTGTGCTGACAATAACAAAGTCGAGTCTTCAAGGAAATGCAATGGTCTGCATTCTCCTGTCAGTGTACAATCAAGACTCAATCTAAGTATAGAGGTCCCATCCCCTTCCCAG CTTGACGAGTCTGTTTTAGAAGCACTTCCTCCTGATCTCCGAGAACAAATTAAACAAGTTTGTGCTATTCAAGGAGAATCgcaaggtgacaaaaagaaagaaccagtAAATGGCTGTAATACAGGAATTTTGCCTCAACCAATTGGGACAGTTTTGCTGCAAATGCCTCAAGAATCTATTAGTGATGCAGGAATAAATGTTATTGCCCTCCCAGCATTTTCACAG GTGGATCCAGAGGTGTTTGCTGCCCTTCCTGATGAGCTTCAAAAGGAGCTGAAAGCTGCCTATGATCAAAGACAAAGGCAGGGAGAGGCTGCCTCTCACCCGCAGCCAGCCAGTGCAGCTG TGCCAAAGAATCCTTTGTTTCAACTAAAACCAGTAGCagtgaaagacaagaaaaagaagaaaagaaaacccatcaGTTCCCCCCAAAAGATTCAGAGTCCTTTGAAAGCCAAGCTGCTCATCAGTCCTGCAAAAATTCTACCAGGGGCCTACGGGAGTCCCCAGAAGTTGATCGATGGGTTCTTAAAACACGAAGGACCTAGTGCTGAGAAACCTATG GAAGAACTCTCCGCTTCTACTTCAGGTGTGCCAGGCCTTTATAATTTGCAACCTGACCAATCCAGCTGTGTTAAACACACAGCACCTAATCTAGCTGGAGCCGTTGAATTCAATGACGTGAAGACCTTGCTCAAAGAATGGATAACTACAATCTCAG aTCCAATGGAAGAAGACATTCTTCAAGTTGTGAAGTACTGTACTGACCTTATTGaagaaaaagacttggaaaaactggATCTAGTTATAAAATACATGAAAAG GTTGATGCAGCAGTCGGTGGAATCAGTTTGGAATATGGCATTTGACTTTATTCTTGACAACGTTCAGGTGGTTTTACAACAAACTTATGGAAGCACATTAAAAGTTACATAA
- the Rev1 gene encoding DNA repair protein REV1 isoform X5, translating to MFFGHAKQLCPNLQAVPYDFHAYKEVAQTMYETLASYTHNIEAVSCDEALVDITEILAETRLSPDEFANAVRMEIKDKTKCAASVGIGSNILLARMATRKAKPDGQYHLQPDEVDDFIRGQLVTNLPGVGRSMESKLTSLGIRTCGDLQYMTMAKLQKEFGPKTGQMLYRFCRGLDDRPVRTEKERKSISAEINYGIRFTQPKEAEAFLLSLSEEIQRRLEAAGMKGKRLTLKIMVRKPGAPVETAKFGGHGICDNIARTVTLDQATDSAKIIGKATLNMFHTMKLNISDMRGVGIQVNQLTPVNSNTSTSSSRPSVQSSHFSGGSHTVRDLFQAQKAKKPTEEQHKEVFTAAVDLEIPPASRNCADNNKVESSRKCNGLHSPVSVQSRLNLSIEVPSPSQLDESVLEALPPDLREQIKQVCAIQGESQGDKKKEPVNGCNTGILPQPIGTVLLQMPQESISDAGINVIALPAFSQVDPEVFAALPDELQKELKAAYDQRQRQGEAASHPQPASAAVPKNPLFQLKPVAVKDKKKKKRKPISSPQKIQSPLKAKLLISPAKILPGAYGSPQKLIDGFLKHEGPSAEKPMEELSASTSGVPGLYNLQPDQSSCVKHTAPNLAGAVEFNDVKTLLKEWITTISDPMEEDILQVVKYCTDLIEEKDLEKLDLVIKYMKRLMQQSVESVWNMAFDFILDNVQVVLQQTYGSTLKVT from the exons ATGTTTTTTGGACATGCTAAACAGCTCTGTCCTAATCTTCAAGCTGTCCCATATGATTTTCATGCATATAAAGAAGTTGCACAAACAATGTATGAAACATTGGCAAG CTATACTCATAATATTGAAGCTGTCAGTTGTGACGAAGCACTGGTGGACATCACTGAAATTCTTGCAGAGACCAGACTTTCTCCTGACGAATTTGCAAATGCTGTGCGAATGGAAATCAAAGACAAGACTAAATGTGCTGCTTCTGTTGGGATTG GTTCTAACATTCTCCTGGCTAGAATGGCAACCAGAAAAGCAAAACCAGATGGGCAGTACCACCTACAACCAGATGAAGTGGATGACTTTATCCGAGGCCAGCTAGTTACTAACCTACCAG GAGTTGGACGTTCAATGGAATCTAAGTTAACATCTTTGGGAATTAGAACTTGTGGAGACTTGCAGTACATGACCATGGCAAAACTCCAAAAAGAATTTGGTCCCAAAACTGGTCAGATGCTTTACAGGTTCTGCCGTGGTTTGGATGATAGACCAGTTCGaactgagaaggaaagaaaatccatTTCAGCTGAAATCAACTACGGAATAAGGTTTACTCAG CCAAAAGAGGCAGAAGCTTTCCTTTTGAGTCTTTCAGAAGAAATCCAAAGACGACTTGAAGCTGCTGGCATGAAGGGTAAACGTCTGACTCTCAAAATCATGGTACGAAAACCAGGGGCCCCTGTAGAAACTGCAAAATTTGGAGGACATGGAATTTGTGATAACATTGCCAG GACTGTAACTCTTGACCAGGCAACTGATAGTGCAAAAATCATTGGGAAAGCTACATTAAACATGTTCCATACAATGAAACTAAACATATCAGATATGAGAGGG GTTGGGATTCAAGTCAATCAGTTGACTCCAGTTAATTCAAACACCTCCACGTCTTCCAGTCGCCCGTCAGTTCAGTCAAGTCACTTCTCTGGTGGGTCACACACTGTCCGCGATCTTTTCCAAGCTCAGAAAGCGAAGAAGCCCACAGAAGAGCAGCACAAGGAAG TGTTTACGGCTGCAGTGGATCTGGAAATACCACCTGCCTCTAGAAATTGTGCTGACAATAACAAAGTCGAGTCTTCAAGGAAATGCAATGGTCTGCATTCTCCTGTCAGTGTACAATCAAGACTCAATCTAAGTATAGAGGTCCCATCCCCTTCCCAG CTTGACGAGTCTGTTTTAGAAGCACTTCCTCCTGATCTCCGAGAACAAATTAAACAAGTTTGTGCTATTCAAGGAGAATCgcaaggtgacaaaaagaaagaaccagtAAATGGCTGTAATACAGGAATTTTGCCTCAACCAATTGGGACAGTTTTGCTGCAAATGCCTCAAGAATCTATTAGTGATGCAGGAATAAATGTTATTGCCCTCCCAGCATTTTCACAG GTGGATCCAGAGGTGTTTGCTGCCCTTCCTGATGAGCTTCAAAAGGAGCTGAAAGCTGCCTATGATCAAAGACAAAGGCAGGGAGAGGCTGCCTCTCACCCGCAGCCAGCCAGTGCAGCTG TGCCAAAGAATCCTTTGTTTCAACTAAAACCAGTAGCagtgaaagacaagaaaaagaagaaaagaaaacccatcaGTTCCCCCCAAAAGATTCAGAGTCCTTTGAAAGCCAAGCTGCTCATCAGTCCTGCAAAAATTCTACCAGGGGCCTACGGGAGTCCCCAGAAGTTGATCGATGGGTTCTTAAAACACGAAGGACCTAGTGCTGAGAAACCTATG GAAGAACTCTCCGCTTCTACTTCAGGTGTGCCAGGCCTTTATAATTTGCAACCTGACCAATCCAGCTGTGTTAAACACACAGCACCTAATCTAGCTGGAGCCGTTGAATTCAATGACGTGAAGACCTTGCTCAAAGAATGGATAACTACAATCTCAG aTCCAATGGAAGAAGACATTCTTCAAGTTGTGAAGTACTGTACTGACCTTATTGaagaaaaagacttggaaaaactggATCTAGTTATAAAATACATGAAAAG GTTGATGCAGCAGTCGGTGGAATCAGTTTGGAATATGGCATTTGACTTTATTCTTGACAACGTTCAGGTGGTTTTACAACAAACTTATGGAAGCACATTAAAAGTTACATAA